In one Pseudomonas sp. Bout1 genomic region, the following are encoded:
- a CDS encoding cytochrome c has product MKAFVIASLALFSSCSVSAADTDLVKQGEYLARAGDCVACHTAKGGKPFAGGLPMETPIGTIYSTNITPDKTGLGDYSFEDFDQAVRHGVAKNGSTLYPAMPYPSYARVSESDMQALYAYFMKGVEPVAQVNKDSDIPWPLSMRWPLAGWRWMFAPKVEDYQAQAGADPVISRGAYLVEGLGHCGACHTPRALTMQEKSLSASDGSAFLSGSAPLEGWIAKSLRGDHKDGLGSWSEEQLVQFLKTGRSDRSAVFGGMSDVVVHSMQYMSQQDLTAIARYLKSLPAVDPKDQPHQYDKQVADALWKGDDSKPGASVYIDNCAACHRTDGHGYTRVFPALAGNPVLQTADATSLINIVLNGGTLPATHTAPSTFTMPAFAWRLSDQEVADVVSFVRGSWGNKGAPVKASDVANLRKNDMQTTSGDDLGQVTSKH; this is encoded by the coding sequence ATGAAAGCATTTGTTATTGCGTCCCTGGCCTTGTTCAGCAGTTGCTCGGTAAGTGCGGCCGACACCGATTTGGTCAAACAGGGTGAATACCTGGCGCGCGCCGGTGACTGCGTGGCCTGCCACACCGCCAAGGGTGGCAAGCCGTTCGCCGGTGGCCTGCCGATGGAAACGCCGATCGGCACTATTTACTCCACCAACATCACCCCGGATAAAACCGGCCTGGGCGACTACAGCTTCGAAGACTTCGACCAGGCCGTGCGCCATGGCGTCGCCAAGAACGGTAGTACCCTTTACCCGGCGATGCCCTACCCGTCTTACGCGCGTGTCAGCGAAAGCGACATGCAGGCGCTGTATGCGTACTTCATGAAGGGCGTGGAGCCGGTGGCGCAGGTGAACAAGGACAGCGATATTCCCTGGCCATTGAGCATGCGCTGGCCGCTGGCTGGCTGGCGCTGGATGTTCGCGCCCAAGGTCGAGGATTATCAGGCCCAGGCGGGCGCCGACCCGGTGATCAGCCGTGGTGCGTATCTGGTGGAAGGCCTCGGGCATTGCGGCGCCTGCCATACGCCACGGGCGCTGACCATGCAGGAAAAATCCCTGAGTGCGTCGGATGGCAGTGCTTTCCTGTCCGGCAGCGCACCGCTGGAAGGCTGGATTGCCAAGAGCCTGCGCGGTGACCACAAGGACGGCCTGGGCAGCTGGAGCGAAGAACAGTTGGTGCAATTCCTCAAGACCGGCCGCAGCGATCGCAGCGCAGTGTTTGGCGGCATGAGCGACGTTGTCGTCCACAGCATGCAGTACATGTCGCAACAGGACCTGACGGCTATCGCCCGTTACCTCAAGAGCCTGCCGGCGGTGGACCCCAAGGATCAGCCGCACCAGTACGACAAGCAGGTGGCCGACGCGCTGTGGAAGGGCGATGACAGCAAGCCCGGCGCCTCGGTGTACATCGACAACTGCGCAGCCTGCCACCGTACCGACGGCCATGGCTACACCCGAGTATTCCCGGCGCTGGCGGGCAACCCGGTGTTGCAGACGGCCGATGCCACCTCGCTGATCAACATCGTGTTGAACGGCGGTACGTTGCCGGCGACTCACACGGCGCCTTCGACCTTCACCATGCCGGCATTTGCCTGGCGGTTGTCGGATCAGGAAGTGGCGGATGTCGTCAGTTTCGTGCGGGGCAGTTGGGGCAACAAAGGTGCGCCGGTAAAAGCCAGTGACGTGGCGAACCTGCGCAAGAACGATATGCAAACCACCTCTGGCGATGACCTTGGCCAGGTGACCTCCAAGCATTGA
- a CDS encoding tyrosine-protein phosphatase, producing the protein MFKNQLLPALGLVFMAMFSTVPTQAEELTPIRSPEWAQPVGNQYNLYQMTPTLYRSALPDSSAVPVLEQLKIGTVINFLPESDADWLKSPAINQVQLSYRTNHVDDADVLAALRAIQDAEANGPVLMHCKHGSDRTGLMAAMYRVVIQGWSKEDALNEMTLGGFGASNGFKDGVRYMMKADVDKLRTALANGECSTSAFALCSMKSWLNTADNAIDPGQEKTALVIAP; encoded by the coding sequence ATGTTCAAGAATCAATTGCTGCCTGCCCTCGGCCTCGTGTTCATGGCGATGTTCTCCACCGTCCCTACCCAGGCCGAAGAACTCACGCCCATTCGCTCGCCGGAATGGGCCCAGCCGGTGGGCAACCAATACAATCTGTACCAGATGACGCCCACGCTTTACCGCAGCGCGCTGCCAGACAGCAGTGCTGTGCCTGTACTTGAACAACTCAAGATCGGCACGGTGATCAACTTTCTGCCGGAATCCGACGCCGACTGGCTGAAATCACCCGCGATCAACCAGGTGCAATTGTCTTACCGCACAAACCACGTTGACGACGCCGACGTGCTCGCCGCGTTGCGTGCCATCCAGGACGCCGAAGCCAACGGCCCGGTGTTGATGCACTGCAAGCACGGTTCCGACCGCACAGGCCTGATGGCGGCGATGTACCGCGTGGTGATTCAGGGATGGAGCAAGGAAGACGCGCTGAACGAAATGACCTTGGGTGGCTTCGGCGCCAGTAATGGCTTCAAGGACGGCGTTCGCTACATGATGAAGGCTGATGTCGACAAGTTGCGCACTGCACTGGCCAACGGGGAATGCAGCACCAGCGCTTTTGCACTGTGCTCGATGAAAAGCTGGCTGAATACGGCTGACAACGCTATTGACCCGGGCCAGGAAAAAACAGCGCTGGTCATCGCTCCCTGA
- a CDS encoding PA0069 family radical SAM protein — MSTPLPPRGRGTATNLHNRFAPTVSVAEDDGWYQEVPQTQGTEVRIETAKTIITRNSSPDIPFDRAINPYRGCEHGCIYCYARPSHAYWDLSPGLDFETKLIAKTNAADVLEQQLSKPGYTCAPINLGSNTDPYQPIEREYKITRQTLQVLLRYRHPVTIITKGSLILRDLDLLTELAQQRLVAVMISLTSLDDELKRILEPRTAAPKARLRAIRVMREAGIPVGVLCSPMIPMINDSELESLLTEAHAAGAQSAAYMMLRLPLEVAPLFEEWLAAHYPQRAAHVMSLVRQVRGGEVYDSRFGVRMRGEGPFADLLAQRFAKAIKRLGLNRREGFNLDCTAFCPPGRQMALL, encoded by the coding sequence ATGTCTACTCCTCTGCCGCCTCGCGGGCGCGGCACGGCCACCAACCTGCACAACCGTTTTGCGCCCACCGTCAGCGTGGCGGAAGACGACGGTTGGTATCAGGAAGTGCCACAGACCCAGGGCACTGAAGTCCGTATCGAAACCGCGAAAACCATCATCACCCGCAACAGCTCGCCGGATATCCCGTTTGACCGGGCGATCAACCCGTATCGCGGCTGCGAGCATGGCTGTATCTACTGCTATGCGCGGCCCAGCCATGCCTATTGGGACTTGTCGCCGGGGCTGGATTTCGAAACCAAGCTGATCGCCAAGACCAACGCCGCCGACGTGCTGGAGCAACAACTGTCGAAACCGGGCTACACCTGCGCACCGATCAACCTGGGCTCCAATACCGACCCGTACCAGCCCATCGAGCGCGAGTACAAGATCACCCGCCAAACCCTCCAAGTGCTGCTGCGTTATCGCCACCCGGTAACCATCATTACCAAGGGCTCGCTGATCCTGCGCGACCTCGACCTGTTGACCGAGCTGGCGCAGCAGCGACTGGTGGCGGTGATGATCAGCCTTACCAGCCTGGACGACGAGCTCAAGCGCATCCTCGAACCTCGCACGGCTGCGCCCAAGGCCCGGTTGCGGGCGATTCGGGTGATGCGTGAGGCGGGGATCCCGGTAGGCGTGCTGTGTTCGCCGATGATCCCGATGATCAACGACAGCGAGCTGGAGAGCCTGCTGACCGAAGCCCATGCCGCGGGTGCACAAAGCGCGGCGTACATGATGCTGCGCCTGCCCCTGGAAGTGGCGCCGCTGTTTGAGGAATGGCTGGCGGCCCATTACCCGCAGCGGGCGGCCCATGTGATGAGCCTGGTGCGGCAGGTGCGTGGCGGTGAGGTCTATGACAGTCGCTTCGGGGTACGCATGCGCGGCGAAGGGCCGTTTGCCGATCTGTTGGCGCAACGTTTCGCCAAGGCGATCAAGCGATTGGGGCTCAACCGCCGGGAAGGGTTTAACCTGGACTGCACGGCGTTTTGCCCGCCGGGCAGGCAGATGGCATTGTTGTAG
- a CDS encoding GMC family oxidoreductase, whose protein sequence is MATIMKKVDAVIVGFGWTGAIMAKELTEAGLNVVALERGPMQDTYPDGNYPQVIDELTYSVRKKLFQDISKETVTIRHSVNDVAMPNRQLGAFLPGNGVGGAGLHWSGVHFRVDPIELRMRSHYEERYGKNFIPKDMTIQDFGVSYEELEPFFDYAEKVFGTSGQAWTVKGQLVGEGKGGNPYAPDRSNHFPLESQKNTVSAQLFQKAATAVGYKPYNLPSANTSGPYTNPYGAQMGPCNFCGFCSGYVCYMYSKASPNVNILPALRQEPKFELRPNSHVLKVNLDSTKRKATGVTYVDAQGRECEQPADLVILGSFQFNNVRLMLLSGIGKPYDPISGEGVVGRNFAYQNMATIKVFFDKDVHTNNFIGAGGNGVAIDDFNADNFDHGPHGFVGGSPMWVNQAGSRPIAGTSNPPGTPAWGSAWKRATADYYTHQVSMDAHGAHQSYRGNYLDLDPVYRDAYGMPLLRMTFDWQENDIKMNRFMVDKMSKVAEAMNPKAIALLGKKVGEHFNTAAYQTTHLNGGAIMGTDPKTSALNRYLQCWDVHNVFVPGASAFPQGLGYNPTGLVAALTYWSARAIREQYLKNPGPLVQA, encoded by the coding sequence GTGGCGACCATCATGAAGAAAGTGGATGCAGTGATCGTGGGCTTTGGCTGGACCGGAGCGATCATGGCCAAGGAGCTGACGGAAGCTGGCCTTAACGTGGTAGCGCTGGAGCGCGGCCCGATGCAGGACACCTACCCCGACGGCAACTATCCCCAGGTCATCGACGAACTGACCTACAGCGTGCGTAAAAAACTCTTCCAGGACATCTCCAAGGAAACCGTCACCATTCGCCATAGCGTGAATGATGTCGCCATGCCCAACCGTCAGCTCGGTGCCTTCCTGCCTGGCAACGGTGTGGGCGGTGCTGGTCTGCACTGGTCCGGGGTGCACTTTCGGGTAGACCCGATCGAGTTGCGCATGCGCAGCCATTACGAAGAGCGCTACGGGAAAAACTTCATTCCCAAGGACATGACTATTCAGGATTTCGGCGTCAGCTATGAAGAGCTGGAGCCGTTTTTCGACTATGCCGAGAAAGTCTTCGGCACCTCCGGGCAAGCCTGGACGGTGAAGGGGCAGTTGGTGGGCGAAGGCAAGGGTGGTAACCCTTATGCACCGGATCGCTCGAATCATTTTCCGTTGGAATCGCAGAAGAACACCGTCTCTGCACAGCTGTTCCAGAAGGCCGCCACCGCCGTGGGGTACAAGCCCTACAACCTGCCCTCCGCGAATACGTCGGGGCCGTACACCAACCCCTACGGCGCACAAATGGGCCCGTGCAACTTCTGCGGCTTCTGCAGCGGTTATGTCTGCTACATGTATTCCAAGGCTTCGCCGAACGTGAACATCCTGCCGGCATTGCGCCAGGAGCCCAAGTTCGAACTGCGGCCCAATTCCCACGTGCTGAAGGTCAACCTCGACAGCACCAAGCGCAAGGCCACCGGCGTGACGTATGTCGACGCCCAAGGGCGCGAATGCGAGCAGCCAGCGGACCTGGTGATCCTCGGTTCCTTCCAGTTCAACAACGTGCGCCTGATGCTGTTGTCGGGCATCGGCAAACCCTACGACCCGATCTCCGGCGAGGGCGTGGTGGGCCGCAACTTCGCCTACCAGAACATGGCTACGATCAAGGTGTTCTTCGACAAGGACGTGCACACCAACAATTTCATCGGTGCCGGCGGCAATGGCGTGGCGATCGATGACTTCAACGCCGACAATTTCGACCACGGGCCTCATGGTTTCGTGGGCGGTTCGCCGATGTGGGTCAACCAGGCGGGCAGCCGGCCGATTGCCGGCACCTCCAACCCACCGGGCACCCCGGCCTGGGGCAGCGCCTGGAAGCGCGCCACCGCCGACTATTACACCCACCAAGTGTCGATGGATGCCCACGGCGCTCATCAATCCTACCGTGGCAACTACCTCGACCTGGACCCGGTTTACCGCGATGCCTACGGTATGCCGCTGCTGCGCATGACCTTCGACTGGCAGGAAAACGACATCAAGATGAACCGCTTCATGGTCGACAAAATGAGCAAGGTTGCCGAAGCGATGAACCCCAAGGCTATCGCCTTGCTGGGCAAAAAGGTCGGCGAGCACTTCAATACCGCGGCTTACCAGACCACCCACCTCAACGGTGGCGCAATCATGGGCACCGACCCGAAAACCAGCGCCTTGAACCGCTACTTGCAGTGCTGGGACGTGCACAACGTATTTGTCCCTGGCGCTTCCGCGTTCCCACAAGGCTTGGGCTACAACCCTACGGGCCTGGTGGCGGCATTGACCTACTGGTCGGCGCGGGCGATTCGCGAGCAGTACCTGAAAAACCCCGGCCCATTGGTTCAGGCATAA
- the ctaD gene encoding cytochrome c oxidase subunit I: MSAVIDDHGHAGDHAHGPAKGLMRWVLTTNHKDIGTMYLWFSFAMFLLGGSFAMVIRAELFQPGLQIVEPAFFNQMTTMHGLVMVFGAVMPAFVGLANWMIPLMIGAPDMALPRMNNFSFWLLPAAFLMLVSTLFMPGGGPNFGWTFYAPLSTTYAPESVTFFIFAIHLMGISSIMGAINVIATILNLRAPGMTLMKMPLFVWTWLITAFLLIAVMPVLAGCVTMMLMDIHFGTSFFSAAGGGDPVLFQHVFWFFGHPEVYIMILPAFGAVSSIIPTFSRKPLFGYTSMVYATASIAFLSFIVWAHHMFVVGIPLVGELFFMYATLLIAVPTGVKVFNWVSTMWQGSLTFETPMLFAVAFVILFTIGGFSGLMLAIAPADFQYHDTYFVVAHFHYVLVPGAIFGIFASAYYWLPKWTGHMYDETLGKLHFWLSFVGMNMAFFPMHFVGLAGMPRRVPDYNLQFADFNMVSSIGAFTFGATQIFFLFIVIKCIRGGPPAPAKPWDGAEGLEWSIPSPAPYHTFTTPPEVK; the protein is encoded by the coding sequence ATGAGCGCAGTGATCGATGACCACGGTCATGCCGGTGACCACGCCCACGGCCCCGCCAAGGGCTTGATGCGCTGGGTGCTGACCACCAACCACAAAGACATCGGGACCATGTACCTGTGGTTCAGCTTCGCGATGTTCCTGCTCGGCGGCTCGTTCGCCATGGTGATCCGCGCTGAGCTGTTCCAGCCGGGCCTGCAGATCGTGGAGCCGGCGTTCTTTAACCAGATGACCACCATGCACGGCCTGGTAATGGTGTTCGGTGCGGTGATGCCGGCGTTTGTCGGCCTGGCCAACTGGATGATCCCGTTGATGATCGGCGCGCCCGACATGGCCTTGCCGCGCATGAACAACTTCAGCTTCTGGCTGCTGCCGGCGGCGTTCCTGATGCTGGTTTCCACCCTGTTCATGCCCGGCGGCGGGCCGAACTTCGGCTGGACCTTCTACGCCCCACTCTCGACCACCTACGCGCCGGAAAGCGTGACGTTCTTCATCTTCGCCATCCACTTGATGGGCATCAGTTCGATCATGGGCGCGATCAACGTGATCGCCACCATCCTGAACTTGCGCGCTCCCGGCATGACGTTGATGAAAATGCCGCTGTTCGTCTGGACCTGGCTGATCACTGCGTTCCTGTTGATCGCGGTAATGCCGGTGCTGGCGGGTTGCGTGACCATGATGCTGATGGACATCCACTTCGGCACCAGCTTCTTCAGTGCCGCAGGTGGTGGTGACCCGGTGTTGTTCCAGCATGTGTTCTGGTTCTTCGGGCACCCTGAGGTGTACATCATGATCCTGCCGGCCTTCGGCGCCGTCAGTTCCATCATCCCGACCTTCTCGCGCAAGCCGCTGTTCGGCTACACCTCGATGGTGTACGCCACGGCGAGCATCGCGTTCCTGTCGTTCATCGTGTGGGCGCACCACATGTTTGTGGTGGGCATACCGCTGGTGGGCGAGCTGTTCTTCATGTACGCCACGCTGCTGATCGCGGTGCCGACGGGGGTGAAGGTATTCAACTGGGTCAGCACCATGTGGCAAGGCTCGCTGACCTTCGAGACGCCGATGCTGTTCGCCGTGGCCTTCGTGATTCTGTTCACCATTGGCGGTTTCTCCGGGTTGATGCTGGCCATCGCCCCGGCGGACTTCCAGTACCACGACACCTACTTTGTGGTGGCGCATTTCCATTACGTACTGGTGCCTGGCGCGATCTTCGGGATCTTCGCCTCGGCCTACTACTGGCTGCCGAAATGGACCGGCCACATGTACGACGAAACCTTGGGCAAGCTGCACTTCTGGTTGTCGTTCGTGGGGATGAACATGGCGTTCTTCCCGATGCACTTTGTAGGACTTGCTGGCATGCCGCGTCGGGTACCGGACTACAACCTGCAGTTCGCCGACTTCAACATGGTCTCCTCCATCGGTGCCTTCACTTTTGGCGCGACGCAGATCTTCTTCCTGTTCATCGTCATCAAGTGCATCCGTGGCGGCCCGCCTGCGCCGGCCAAGCCGTGGGATGGCGCCGAAGGGCTGGAGTGGAGCATCCCTTCGCCTGCGCCGTACCACACCTTCACCACACCGCCGGAGGTCAAATGA
- a CDS encoding carbonic anhydrase translates to MSDKDKQPLAASASAPHEAESADAALQHIVEGFLHFHNEIFPQQEELFKKLATAQSPRAMFITCADSRIVPELITQSSPGDLFVTRNVGNVVPPYGQMNGGVSTAIEYAVLALGVQHIIICGHSDCGAMRAVLNPQSLEKMPTVKAWLRHAEVAKTMVQDNCDCANEHESMHVLTEENVIAQLQHLRTHPSVASRMANGHLFIHGWVYDIETSEIRAYDADQAAFLPLNGTQPIPSATPKARF, encoded by the coding sequence ATGAGTGACAAGGATAAACAGCCGTTGGCTGCGTCGGCTTCAGCCCCTCACGAGGCGGAGTCCGCCGATGCAGCGCTGCAGCACATCGTTGAAGGCTTTTTGCATTTCCACAACGAGATCTTTCCGCAGCAGGAAGAACTCTTCAAAAAACTCGCCACGGCCCAGAGCCCACGGGCGATGTTCATTACCTGCGCCGACTCGCGCATCGTTCCCGAACTGATCACCCAAAGCTCCCCGGGGGATTTGTTCGTGACCCGTAACGTCGGCAATGTCGTACCGCCTTATGGGCAGATGAACGGCGGTGTTTCCACGGCCATCGAGTACGCGGTACTGGCCCTGGGCGTGCAGCACATCATCATTTGCGGCCACTCCGACTGCGGCGCCATGCGCGCGGTGCTCAACCCCCAAAGCCTGGAAAAAATGCCCACGGTAAAGGCCTGGCTGCGCCACGCCGAGGTCGCCAAGACCATGGTCCAGGACAACTGCGACTGCGCCAACGAACACGAAAGCATGCATGTGCTGACCGAAGAAAACGTGATCGCCCAGCTGCAGCACCTGCGCACGCACCCGTCGGTGGCCTCGCGCATGGCCAACGGGCATTTGTTTATCCATGGCTGGGTCTATGACATCGAGACCAGCGAAATCAGGGCATACGATGCGGATCAGGCAGCGTTCCTGCCATTGAACGGTACTCAACCGATCCCCTCCGCGACGCCTAAAGCGCGCTTCTAA
- a CDS encoding gluconate 2-dehydrogenase subunit 3 family protein, with product MSDQDQDNPRREFLRKSLTLIPVVTVASTGLGGSMLMAVPEPVQASPEKTPVSGKAYEPSYFTAEEWAFINAAVARLIPADDQGPGALEAGAPEYIDRQMNTPYAAGALWFMQGPFNADAPPEMGWQSKLVPKEIYRLGIAATDAWSKAMNGKLFAEQDSATQEKLLQRLEAGDAQFDSVPPKIFFNLLLQNTKEGFFCDPVHGGNKGMVGWTMIGFPGARADFMDWVERNEQYPFPAVSIRGERA from the coding sequence ATGTCTGATCAAGATCAAGACAACCCCCGGCGTGAGTTTTTGCGCAAATCCTTGACCTTGATCCCGGTGGTCACTGTCGCCAGCACGGGCCTGGGCGGTTCGATGCTGATGGCGGTTCCGGAGCCGGTTCAAGCCAGCCCCGAGAAAACGCCTGTCAGCGGCAAGGCCTACGAGCCGAGCTATTTCACTGCCGAGGAATGGGCCTTTATCAACGCAGCCGTTGCCCGCCTGATCCCGGCGGACGACCAGGGCCCAGGCGCTTTGGAAGCCGGCGCGCCGGAATACATCGACCGCCAGATGAACACGCCTTACGCAGCGGGCGCGCTGTGGTTCATGCAAGGCCCGTTCAATGCCGACGCGCCGCCTGAAATGGGCTGGCAGAGCAAATTGGTGCCCAAGGAAATCTATCGCCTGGGCATTGCTGCCACGGATGCCTGGTCCAAAGCGATGAACGGTAAGCTATTTGCCGAGCAAGACAGCGCTACCCAGGAAAAGTTGCTTCAGCGTCTGGAAGCCGGTGACGCACAGTTCGACAGCGTTCCGCCGAAGATTTTTTTCAATCTGTTGCTGCAAAACACCAAGGAAGGGTTCTTCTGCGACCCGGTCCACGGTGGCAACAAAGGCATGGTCGGCTGGACCATGATCGGCTTCCCCGGCGCCCGCGCCGATTTCATGGATTGGGTTGAACGCAACGAACAATACCCCTTCCCGGCTGTTTCGATCCGTGGCGAGAGGGCGTAA
- the coxB gene encoding cytochrome c oxidase subunit II, translating into MTRHPHVWMGLLLWSVFGQAHAAWTTNMAPGATEVSHAVFDLHMTIFWICVAIGIVVFGAMFWSMIVHRRSTGQVAAKFHESTTVEILWTVVPLLILVAMAIPATKTLINIYDSTESDIDIQVTGYQWKWHYKYLGQDVEFFSNLATPAEQIHNQAVKGEHYLLEVDQPLVLPVGAKVRFLVTAADVIHSWWVPAFAVKRDAIPGFVNEAWTRVEKPGIYRGQCAELCGKDHGFMPIVVEVKSKADYDTWLGERKAEAAKLKELTSKEWTLDELVARGDKIYHTTCVACHQAEGQGLPPMFPALKGSPIATGPKEDHLHRVYFGKPGTAMAAFGKQLSEVDIAAVVTYERNAWGNNKGDMVTPKDVLALKQAQSK; encoded by the coding sequence ATGACGCGACATCCACATGTTTGGATGGGCCTACTGTTGTGGTCAGTATTCGGCCAGGCGCACGCCGCCTGGACAACGAATATGGCGCCAGGGGCCACTGAAGTCAGCCACGCCGTGTTTGACCTGCACATGACCATTTTCTGGATCTGTGTGGCGATTGGCATCGTCGTGTTTGGCGCGATGTTCTGGTCGATGATCGTTCACCGGCGCTCCACGGGCCAGGTGGCAGCCAAATTCCACGAAAGCACGACGGTAGAGATTCTCTGGACCGTGGTGCCCTTGCTGATCCTGGTGGCCATGGCCATTCCGGCCACCAAGACACTGATCAACATCTACGACAGCACCGAGTCGGATATCGATATCCAGGTCACCGGCTACCAGTGGAAGTGGCATTACAAATACCTGGGCCAGGACGTCGAGTTCTTCAGCAACCTGGCCACGCCTGCCGAGCAGATCCATAACCAGGCCGTCAAAGGCGAGCATTACCTGTTGGAAGTCGACCAGCCGCTGGTGCTGCCGGTGGGCGCCAAGGTGCGTTTCCTGGTGACCGCCGCCGACGTGATCCACTCCTGGTGGGTGCCGGCGTTTGCGGTGAAGCGTGATGCGATTCCCGGTTTTGTCAACGAGGCCTGGACCCGGGTCGAGAAGCCCGGCATCTACCGTGGCCAGTGCGCCGAACTGTGCGGCAAGGACCACGGCTTCATGCCGATCGTGGTGGAGGTCAAGTCCAAGGCCGACTACGACACCTGGCTCGGCGAGCGCAAGGCAGAAGCCGCCAAGCTCAAGGAATTGACCTCCAAGGAATGGACCCTGGATGAGCTGGTGGCCCGTGGCGACAAGATCTACCACACCACTTGCGTGGCCTGTCACCAGGCTGAAGGCCAGGGCTTGCCGCCGATGTTCCCGGCGCTCAAAGGCTCGCCGATTGCTACCGGGCCCAAGGAAGACCACTTGCACCGCGTGTACTTCGGCAAGCCCGGCACCGCCATGGCGGCGTTCGGCAAGCAACTGTCGGAAGTCGATATTGCGGCGGTCGTGACCTACGAACGTAACGCCTGGGGCAACAACAAAGGCGACATGGTCACTCCTAAAGATGTGCTGGCTTTGAAACAGGCGCAAAGCAAATGA
- a CDS encoding SulP family inorganic anion transporter: MRAAQLKAVLPRELLASVVVFLVALPLCMGIAIASGMPPAKGLITGIIGGLVVGWLAGSPLQVSGPAAGLAVLVFELVRQHGMAMLGPILLLAGFLQLVAGRLRLGCWFRVTAPAVVYGMLAGIGVLIVLSQVHVMLDGVPKPSGLDNLAGFPAALVQAIPSLGGGLGWQAGLLGLATILVMWLWDKFRPQKLRFVPGALLGVGLATVTSLVLALQVKRVEVPENLADAIDWLRPSDLLNLADPNLLIAAFAVAFIASAETLLSAAAVDRMHSGQRSDFDKELSAQGVGNMLCGLVGALPMTGVIVRSSANVQAGATTRLSAMFHGLWLLAFVLLLSSVLQSIPVASLAGVLVYTGIKLVDMKAFRGLARYGRMPMFTYAATALAIILTDLLTGVLVGFGLTLVKLAFKASRLKISLIDLPQDGEMELRLTGAGTFLKVPALTQVLSTVPAGTTLHVPLSNLSYIDHSCLELLEEWGRANAAKGSKLMIEARGLKRRLEGRVRTTTGIGSAAV; the protein is encoded by the coding sequence ATGCGTGCTGCTCAATTAAAAGCTGTACTGCCGCGGGAGCTGTTGGCCTCCGTGGTTGTGTTTCTGGTCGCCCTGCCGCTGTGCATGGGGATCGCCATCGCATCAGGGATGCCGCCGGCCAAAGGCCTGATCACCGGGATCATCGGTGGGCTGGTAGTGGGTTGGTTGGCGGGGTCGCCGCTGCAAGTCAGCGGCCCGGCTGCCGGGTTGGCGGTGTTGGTGTTCGAGCTGGTGCGTCAGCATGGCATGGCCATGCTCGGGCCGATCCTGTTGCTGGCGGGCTTCCTGCAACTGGTGGCCGGGCGCCTGCGGCTGGGTTGCTGGTTTCGCGTGACCGCGCCTGCTGTGGTGTACGGGATGCTGGCGGGGATCGGCGTGCTGATTGTCCTGTCGCAAGTGCATGTGATGCTCGACGGCGTGCCAAAACCTTCGGGGCTGGATAACCTCGCCGGGTTTCCGGCAGCGTTGGTCCAAGCGATTCCTTCCCTCGGCGGCGGGCTTGGCTGGCAGGCCGGTTTGCTCGGGTTGGCGACGATTCTGGTGATGTGGCTGTGGGACAAGTTCCGTCCGCAAAAGCTGCGCTTCGTGCCCGGCGCCCTGCTCGGCGTGGGCTTGGCGACCGTCACCAGCCTGGTGCTGGCGTTGCAGGTCAAGCGTGTAGAGGTGCCGGAAAACCTGGCGGATGCCATCGACTGGCTGCGCCCCAGCGACTTACTCAACCTCGCGGATCCCAATCTATTGATCGCGGCCTTTGCGGTGGCGTTTATCGCCAGTGCTGAAACCCTGCTGTCGGCGGCGGCAGTTGACCGTATGCACAGTGGCCAGCGTTCCGATTTCGACAAGGAATTGTCGGCGCAGGGCGTGGGCAACATGTTGTGTGGCCTGGTCGGCGCCTTGCCGATGACGGGTGTGATCGTGCGCAGTTCGGCCAACGTCCAGGCTGGCGCTACCACGCGTTTGTCGGCGATGTTTCACGGCTTGTGGCTGCTGGCGTTCGTATTGCTGCTGTCCAGCGTGCTGCAAAGCATTCCGGTGGCGAGCCTGGCGGGCGTGCTGGTGTACACCGGGATCAAGCTGGTGGACATGAAGGCGTTTCGTGGCCTGGCGCGTTATGGGCGAATGCCGATGTTTACCTACGCGGCGACGGCCCTGGCAATCATCCTTACCGACTTGCTGACGGGTGTGTTGGTGGGCTTCGGATTGACGCTGGTGAAGCTGGCGTTCAAGGCTTCACGCTTGAAAATAAGCCTGATCGACCTGCCGCAGGACGGCGAGATGGAGTTGCGATTGACCGGGGCGGGGACCTTTCTCAAGGTGCCGGCATTGACCCAGGTGCTGTCGACGGTACCCGCCGGGACCACCTTGCACGTGCCGCTCAGTAACCTGAGTTACATCGACCACTCCTGCCTTGAATTGCTGGAGGAATGGGGGCGCGCCAATGCGGCCAAGGGCTCGAAGCTGATGATCGAGGCGCGGGGGTTAAAGCGCAGGTTGGAAGGCCGGGTGCGGACGACCACCGGGATTGGGTCAGCTGCCGTGTGA